A genomic window from Brevibacillus agri includes:
- a CDS encoding aromatic acid exporter family protein, producing MFLAQQLDLMYPASAGIITILCIQVTVKQSFRTAWNRIMASFLGLGIGMALFYFLGYSPLAILLAILLFLPLAVRFGIQEGFVSSMVVLMHLYSSERMDLPLLLNEAGLLVIGVGVALLVNLYMPSLDKDLRAMQKQVEQLFRQILREFSYYLRHGESEWDGKEMIEAPGLLEKAIRLASRDIDNRLGRRDDSYYQYFVMREKQFELLERMMPIVSSLDTQVPQSHRIADFLEQISASVHPGNTAYRFIDQLRQMREEIKESELPRTREEFETRASLFYLLREIENYLFIKHELGKNSDDKKTAAVNKAKPGA from the coding sequence ATCTTTTTGGCCCAGCAGCTTGATCTGATGTATCCGGCATCGGCGGGAATCATTACGATTCTTTGCATCCAGGTGACGGTCAAGCAGTCGTTTCGCACGGCGTGGAACCGGATCATGGCCAGCTTTCTCGGGCTGGGGATCGGGATGGCGCTGTTTTATTTTTTGGGCTACTCGCCGTTGGCTATCTTGCTTGCGATTCTTTTGTTTTTGCCGCTGGCCGTGCGCTTCGGGATTCAGGAAGGCTTCGTCAGCAGCATGGTCGTGCTCATGCATCTGTACTCGTCCGAGCGAATGGATCTCCCGCTGCTCTTGAACGAAGCGGGGCTGTTGGTGATCGGCGTGGGCGTCGCGCTGCTCGTGAACTTGTACATGCCGAGCCTGGACAAAGATTTGCGCGCGATGCAAAAGCAGGTGGAGCAGTTGTTCCGGCAAATTTTGCGGGAGTTCAGCTACTATTTGCGACACGGCGAGAGCGAGTGGGACGGAAAAGAGATGATCGAGGCGCCCGGTCTGCTGGAAAAAGCGATTCGGCTGGCGTCGCGCGACATCGACAACCGGCTGGGACGCCGGGATGATTCGTACTACCAGTATTTTGTCATGCGCGAAAAGCAGTTTGAGCTGCTGGAGCGGATGATGCCGATCGTGTCGTCGCTGGACACGCAGGTGCCGCAGAGCCACCGCATCGCGGACTTTCTCGAACAAATCAGCGCATCGGTGCATCCGGGCAATACGGCGTACCGCTTTATCGACCAACTTCGCCAGATGCGCGAGGAGATCAAAGAGTCGGAGCTGCCGCGCACGCGCGAGGAGTTCGAGACGCGGGCGTCGCTGTTTTACTTGTTGCGCGAGATCGAAAACTATTTATTCATCAAGCATGAGCTGGGCAAGAACAGTGACGACAAGAAGACAGCAGCCGTAAACAAGGCGAAGCCAGGCGCGTAA
- a CDS encoding amino acid ABC transporter ATP-binding protein, translating into MIEVKQLVKSFGSLTVLKGVTLKVEEKEVVVLLGASGSGKSTLLRCLNFLEFHDGGEIWISGQKIDPHKTNLNHFRENVGMVFQHFNLFPHKTVLENVIEAPVHVKGMKAAEAKELAYELLKKVNMQDKADVYPDMLSGGQKQRVAIARALAMKPKIMLFDEPTSALDPELVGEVLQVMKQLAKEGMTMIVVTHEMGFAREVADRAVFMHDGQILEQGPPSAFFENPQHERTKQFLGSIR; encoded by the coding sequence ATGATTGAGGTTAAGCAGCTTGTCAAATCTTTCGGCTCGCTCACGGTACTGAAAGGGGTAACGCTCAAGGTCGAGGAGAAAGAAGTCGTCGTCTTGCTCGGGGCCAGCGGTTCAGGCAAAAGTACGTTGCTGCGTTGCCTGAATTTTCTGGAGTTTCACGATGGCGGCGAAATCTGGATCAGCGGGCAGAAGATTGACCCGCACAAGACCAACCTGAACCATTTTCGCGAGAATGTGGGCATGGTCTTCCAGCACTTCAACCTGTTCCCGCACAAGACGGTACTGGAAAACGTGATCGAAGCGCCGGTGCACGTCAAAGGAATGAAGGCGGCGGAAGCGAAAGAGCTGGCGTACGAACTGCTGAAAAAAGTAAACATGCAGGATAAGGCGGATGTCTACCCGGACATGCTCTCGGGCGGACAGAAGCAGCGCGTGGCGATTGCGCGGGCGCTTGCGATGAAGCCGAAAATCATGCTTTTCGATGAACCTACCTCCGCACTTGACCCTGAGCTGGTCGGCGAAGTGTTGCAGGTAATGAAGCAGTTGGCAAAAGAAGGAATGACCATGATCGTCGTGACCCATGAGATGGGCTTCGCCCGCGAGGTTGCCGACCGGGCGGTGTTCATGCACGATGGTCAAATTTTGGAGCAAGGGCCGCCTAGTGCGTTCTTTGAAAACCCGCAGCATGAGAGAACAAAACAGTTTTTGGGCAGTATCCGCTAA